From the Musa acuminata AAA Group cultivar baxijiao chromosome BXJ3-1, Cavendish_Baxijiao_AAA, whole genome shotgun sequence genome, the window ttaaaagaaagaaataagcgATCAGAAACCGTTCTTGGCCCCAACTATACTAACGCCTTTTCGGCTTTATCTCTCTCGGCGTTCCACTTGTTGCTTCTGTTCGTTTCTGCTTCCTTTTCGAAATCATGTCAGGGAACTGAAGCAAACAAGATAGAACAGAGGAAGGTTTGGACGACCCTCTTCCGCGTTTCTCTGAGGCATTGTGGTAAGTAATGTCAACTTCATATGATTCAAATCCTGTTCTCGTATTTCGGTAGATTTGCAATACTGCTTGCAACTATTTCTGTCACTTTGCAATATGGATTTCTATGTTCATTTTTGCTGTTCATGAAGGTCTTCATGGATCCTAGTAAAGGAAGTTTATGAGATCGAATCTGGGCACTTGTAAGTTGATTTAGATTGGTTTGATTTCCTCGAGAATTCTGATTGCTACGATTTGAATCGAGTGTTCGATGAAATAGCCATTTTATATCCATCAATAGGTACTTCATGGCAAAAGGAGGGAAGTCCTTTCAAGATACAGAAGGAAGGCCACAGCGCTCTCGGCCGATGAATGAGAGTGACGAAGATATCAACTGTTTCACTGATGCAGAGGACGAGGCTTGGCATTCTCCATGTAATTCAAGTTTTACCTGTTCGGCTTCCGACATGTTGCGCTTCTCCTGTGCTTCCCATTGCGAGATCGATGGATCCCCTGAGGCTGGCAGTAAATCCTATGTCTCGGACCGTTCCCTTCAGGGCGACCTGGAAAGTGGGATTTGGGAGATTAAGAAAGGGGATAAGGATTGCAGGATTTGCCATCTCAACTTGGAGGAAGCTGCTCCAGAGTCGGGTGTTCAGATTCTGCTGGGCTGCTCTTGCAAGAATGACCTGGCTATTGCCCATAAGCTGTGCGCAGAGAAATGGTTCAAGATCAAAGGAAACAAGTAAGCAAAACTTATTTTCTCATATTATCCTATGTGAATATTTTGGTCCTTACTGTGTTCTGTAAATCCTCGAGAAAAATAATGTTTCAGTTGGCATTATAACATTACTGTTTTTCTTCATAAATTAACAGAACAATGTTTATAGCAGCAAATGCTTTGATGTGAAATTTGCATTTGAGGGACTCAAACTATCAGTAGTTGATGCAAATGCTTGTTGCATGAAATCCCAATCCCAGGCATTTTGTAGAATTCATTTGTTGTGTATTTGGTGCTTCATGAACTTGATGCCAcccaaagtgtgaacaaaaaaggAGCATATTCTTCTTTAGTTTTGAAAAGGAAGGAGAGACAGAAAAAGTAGACGTAAAATATAAGAGGAACTAATAAAGTAGGGAATCCAGAAACTTGGTCAAAAAGCTAACTTGGTGGAGATATCAAAGTGATGAAGTAGATCAAGATAAATATCCGGGACTAAGATTTAGAGACTTTCTTTATGGTTCCTGTTTAAGTTTTCTGTAGGtgccaatttttttatttttccataaAACCCATCAGATGTCTATGATACAGTCCTTTTTGTTGTTCTCTGCTTAATAAGCCTGTAGCCTCTGTCGGTTCTAGCACAATTGATGCCACTTGGGTTGGTTTCTGGTTGAAGTGCGTATTTATTGCTGATGACATCAAGCTGTTGACTTGTTCCTAGCTAGTTCTCAGAAATGtctgtattttttttaatctatcctGCTTGGAAAAGATAGCTTTCCTTGAGCTCATGTTGCAGTCTTCACTCTTCATCATTTTTACAAGTTTCAAATTTACTTATTCTATGTCTTCTAGTTTCTGATTTCAACTCGGGTTCTGTTAGTTTTGTATTGTCAATGGTTCTTATTTCTCCAACTTCAGTTTGACTATGTTTCATTTGCTTGTTTTTGCTTTTTCGTTTTCGTTTTTGGAGTACATGAGATTTCTATTCCAGTTCAAAGTATAGAAAGTTGTCAGGAGAAGACCAAGACCCATCTATTtgctatttaaattaataaattatctAGCAATCTCTACTATCTATCTGGGTGTCAAACACAGATTCTTTCCTCCCATTTAATTCTATCGAGGACaatatgattattatttattatttataaatcatttCATTATATAATTTCTATTTAGTCAGCAAATACCACGAAAAACACATCATAGCATTTCTGTAATAATGCTAAATACCTGCAAATTTGTCCTGCCATTACATTTTGCAAGATTTATTGGCTAAGGGAAGTTGTTGGAGTTTCATTTAGTAGAAATTTTGTGGTTTCAATCTGTAGTTTTTCATGTTATACATTTAGTGCTATTATTGTTGCatctttaatattttgaatttctcTAGAAATGGATTCTTGTTAATACCATCAAGCTGAATTATGACTCATTTTTCCTATTTGGTTTTCATGTCAAACTCCCTTAGTACTtgtatcttctcttttttatgaCCAGAAAAAGTTTCATTGGGTCATTGCAAAATGGCAACAAAAAGGTAATCCGGAGGCACTCTTGCCCTTGCCTTCCAGAATGGTTGACAAAACTATACATTCTCCCTAAGTAAGCTGCTGTATGGGCTAGAGGTAAGAGGACCGAGTGACCATAAATTTACAATCTATTTCCTTAGTGTCAGTCAATCTAAGCCTTAGGAGCCAATGGAACCACAGCATAACCATTCATCATATTTACAATGTGAGATGCATCAAGGTGAACACAAATGAtcctcaaatcttcttgcttagcAATGAAAGTCTTGGAGCATTTATTCATTTGCAAGTCTAGTGAATGGATCTACTGATCAGCAGTATGCTAAGCAGTAATCAGTAGAGTTTTCCCTTCTGGATGGTCATTTGTAACCAGTATTTTTCCAATAAAGTATCAAATAGTGTTATCTAAATGTACAACatatacttgaaaattttcttaCATATTTGAATTTTCCTACTATGTTCATTGCCCtttttcactttttcttgattGTTACCATGTACCATCATATCATTACATTTCTTTCTTGGGGGATTCACGGCAATAATGGGAATACAAGATCTTCACCCACACCAAATAGATGCAACTTTGAGATGAGGGGAAAAAGTGAAAATTGGATGAGTTGTTTTATGGTTAATAGCAAGTCTGTCCAACAAAACAATTGATATTTGCCAGCAGTTAACACTTCCTCTATTTAAAACAGTAGATAGAGAGCTATTCATGTGCAAATACTTCCTTCCGTGATCTTTTTGGCCGAGACCAAGAAAGTAAACTGTCCCAAATGCTCCAAACAAAGAGATACAAGGGTGTTCTTATGCTAGACAGCAAAATACAAGTTTCTTCAATAGCTCTTATTTTAAGGTTTCAACATTCTTATTATGAGAGAGATGGATTGCGCTATTTATGTTTACTTGTTTTAGATGATTATCTCTACACTTGTTCTAACTTGGAAATTGCATTCTGAAGACAACAAGCCTTGTTAATATAGGGCATGCAATATGGTTCCAAGATTCCTGTTTGGATCTTTATCACCATTTTGTCACATTATTCAATGAAAATCAGCTTTATCTCATCAACAAATAATCTACTTTGATATCCTTTCATcaatttattttcatataatgCTTCCAAAATGCTTTATCTTTGTAGATTGTCCTTTTTgggattctcttgatttttcaattTTTCTTGCCAAAGTTTTCATGTGTTTTCTCATGCCAGGACTTGTGAGATTTGTGGCTCAACTGCACAGAATGTGGTGGTTTCAGATGAGGCCGAGTTAATTGAGCAATCAAATGAGGCTGATACAACAAGAGCTCCACATACACAAGCAACCGAAACACAGGGCTTTTGGCAAGGCCACCGCTTTCTCAACTTCCTGCTTGCATGTGTGGTGTTTGCCTTTGTTGTTTCCTGGCTCTTTCACTTTAACATTCCTGGATGACTGGATATGTTATTAGTAACCAATATTATGGTaaagaatttatatttttaactgGTTCATCAAATTATGTTGCCTAATAGGGACAGAGATCTATTTGTCAGCAAGAATGTAAGTTTCTCTTGTCAATTTGTAGCAGTATAAATCAAAGGAAATGCCTCTCTTGACAtttggattttgatgagttgGGTGTGATTGTTTTAGAATTAATTAGAATTAATTTGAGCATATGATTTTACAATGAtctatcaaaatttttatcaaCTAAGCTAGTCAATaatttataattcaaaattttttgaaTAGAATTATAGTGTATTAGTTTCACGAGCAAAAAATACTACAAGTCCTTTCAAAACATTGTAATTGTTATGTCTTaccctttttttattattattttctccgaataaataaaaaataaatattataatttgtaAAACTATATAGATCTAAatctaaatttaaataaaaatgtgAAGACTTAtcattaattgatccgctcatggaatgtagGATGGTTGATAATACGTCATTATCAAACAATAATTTTATCGTCTTAATTGTATATCTAGTTATTAGATTTGAGACACAAGAATATCTTATATGAGTAttttactctttgataccagacttatagacctggaagtttcagatctagcataactagttatcgggagtggtagtcaaccttacgagggtaattgagtgtcgatagaggatcatccactctcggtgtcataagacgaatatccatgtgttcttgcttaggcaaatccctagccacccagggtcattcagattgagagataaagaattctccggaagaatccgattagagtgagactcgagtagaaaccgtatgggtctgacaacaccatgcccggtatatagtctttgggatattagatggatgatggactattgatatatgataactgaggacaaatatgtcaaatggattggattcccttgtatcatttggggactacgttgTAGTGATatagtacatccgcaatcgatgagtcaagtgaattattatggagataataattc encodes:
- the LOC135629307 gene encoding uncharacterized protein LOC135629307, which encodes MAKGGKSFQDTEGRPQRSRPMNESDEDINCFTDAEDEAWHSPCNSSFTCSASDMLRFSCASHCEIDGSPEAGSKSYVSDRSLQGDLESGIWEIKKGDKDCRICHLNLEEAAPESGVQILLGCSCKNDLAIAHKLCAEKWFKIKGNKTCEICGSTAQNVVVSDEAELIEQSNEADTTRAPHTQATETQGFWQGHRFLNFLLACVVFAFVVSWLFHFNIPG